The genomic stretch CAATTAGAAACTGCAGTTTATCTTTCATAACAAAATTCTGCACAGAATCTTTCAATATTTCATACAGCTTTGAAGATTCGGCTTCTGCTGCAAGTGCCATACTCAGGGCTTCTTCCAATGTAAGAGAAGCAACATCAATGGACATTTGTTTTCCTCCCTTTTTTAAATTTATATTACTACTCTCCCAATTTCTTCTGGAACTCCAGAATTCTGTAAATATGTTTTCTCTCCTCTTCAATTATATCATCAATAACATTCTGATCATCCTTACGTACAAGATTTTTAAACTCTGAGAAAAACAGAATAGCATCCTTTTCAAAAGATATGGCAACACGCAGAGCCGCTGCAGGGTCGTTAATATATTTCCGCATATCTTTTACTTCTGATACACCCGGGAAAATTTTTTTATCAACAAGGGATTTAAAATAGAGCAGCATTTCATAATCATCATAGGGCAGAGCAAGCATAATGTCTTCACCCTTTGAAAGCATTGAACGAAATATCTCTTCGTGCTTCACTTCTTCATCAGCGAGAAACTGAAATATCTCCCTTGCAACAGGATTTTTTACTGATTCTGCCACAGCAAGGTAAAATTCTTTTCCCTCTTTTTCAAGCTGAACTGCCATTTGGAGCAGTTCACTGCCTGCCAATTTTTCTGTCATTGTAATTTTCTCCTGATATAAACAGATTAATTTTCTCTGAGTACAATATCATCATACTCTTTTTCAATACGATTCTTGTGCCTCAGCTCTTCCTGTGCCAGCATTTTAAAAAGAGTAACAATTTTTTCATCAGTACTGTTCTCAGCCATTGCATCATACAGTTCTTTTGATTTTTCTTCCCGTTTCATTGCAAGAATCAGCAGCTGCTGATAATTCATATCCTGAGAAAATTCCATATCAACAAGATAATCGGAAATCTTCAAGTTGGGAGCAATACTGAGTTTGGCTCTGTCAACAAGTTCAGGTTTAAAATTTTTTACCATCTTTACATGTTTCTCTTCCTCTCTTGACAGCTCAAGAAATACTTCCTTCATATTGCTTCTGTCAATAATTTCCGCACACATCTTATAGAATTCTACAGCTTCTTCCTCTTTTTCAAGGGCAAAATCCATAACCTTTTTAAAATCATTTAAATCCATAAGATACTCCTGTAATTTGGGATTAAAATATTTTATTTAATCTTCGATCCAAGACCGTAATAGCTTCAAATTCTCTTTGAACTTTTCATCGCCGCCCGGAGTTTCCAAAATCATCGGTACTTCGGAAAATCGTTCGTCATTAACTATAAGCTTAAAAGGTTTCTCTCCAAGAAAGCCCTTTCCGATATTTTCATGACGGTCAACCTTTGTTGCAATATCCGTTTTGGAATCATTAAGATGAAAAACCTTCAGCCTCTCTATTCCGATAATTCTGTCAAATTCATCAAATACATTTTTATATCCTTCTGAACTGCGAAAATCGTATCCGGATTCAAATACATGAGCAGTATCAAAGCATACTGCTAATTTTTCCCTGCATTTTGCTTTATCAATAATTTCCGCTAATTGTTCAAACCTGTAACCAAGATTTGTTCCCTGCCCGGCAGTAGTCTCAAGAAGCAGGACTACATCTTCGGCATGAGCATTATCCAATACATAATCCAGGCTTTGTGCAACTGTTCGCAGGCCATTTTTCTCTCCGGTTTTCAGATGAGAGCCGGGATGGAAAACAACATAGCGGAGGCCGAGGATTTCCGCCCTTTCAACCTCATCAATCATTGCTTTTCTGGACTTTTCAAGAGCATCTTTGTCCGGGTGTGCGAGATTAATAAGATATGAATCATGAACAACAACCTCCTTTACAAATGATTCCGCATATTGCTTTTTGAATGCATTAACAGATGATTCTTTAAGAGGAGGAGATCTCCATTGTCTCTGGTTTTTACTGAATATCTGGACAGCTTCCAAAGATAGATATTCTCCTCTGCCTATTACGTTTTCTACTCCTCCGCCTGCAGAAACATGTGCCCCAAGTAATCCCATCTATTTTTCTCTTCTACTTTATGCTGATATCTTTTGATGATTCCCACAATCCGTGAATATTGCACAAACTGAGTGCATGAAGAGTCCCTGGTTTATCTGTCTTCATAAAAGCTTTAACAACAGGATGGGAATACACAGGCCCCTGGTTTGCTCCTGCACCTGATTCGCCGTGAGCAGAAAATTCATAATGGCCGATCTGATAGCTGAATTTTTCACCTTTAGGATGGAAGAAAAGTGAAATCCATCTTATATGATGCTCTGTAGTATTGGGATGTGCTATCTCCCTGCCTATTCCTACCTCAACCTCAAATATCTCCCCGCTGTTTACAGTGTCTGCACATTCAATAACAGGGGCATGCTTCTCTTTCTTCCAGTCAGCTTCCTGAATGTGTTCGTTTAATCTTCCCATTGTCAACCTCCTTTAAATTTATTTAAATTAATATAATAACCAAAGGCTTAATGCCATAACTACCATCCCGATAATTACTCCGAGCACAGGAGCGTGTTCACTGCCGAGATTTTTGGCAGCAGGCATAAGTTCATCAAGGGATATTGCAACCATAAGGCCGCCGACACCTCCCAGCAGCCAGCCAAGTACTTCATGAGAAAAAAATTGAGATAGTACTACTGCACCAAGGGCAGCACCCACAGGTTCGCTTACGCCTGACAGAAAAGACCACCAGAACGCCTTTTTTCTGCTCCCTGTTGCAGCATAAACCGGTGCGGAAATTGCCAGCCCCTCAGGAATATTGTGTATTGCTATTGCCACAGCAATTGCAATCCCAAGCTGCATATTCTCCAAAGCGCCGCTGAATGCTGCCAGGCCTTCAGGAAAATTGTGTATGCCTATTCCCACTGCAACTAACAAACCGGTTCTTTTTAAGCCTGGTTTCTGATTTTTTTCATTAAAATCCTTCTGTCCCACATACTCATGGGGAATAATAAAATCTATCAATGCAAAAATAATCATACCGATTAAAAATGCAATATTTGCCCTGGCAAAACCTATCTGTTTTATACTGGTATTTAAGAGCTCTACAAATGAAATAAGAATCATAACTCCTGCCGAAAATCCGAGAGTAAATGCAAGGAACCTGTCAGAAGGTTTCTTTACTGCAATCCCCATCAGACTCCCGATTGTAGTAGCAAGGCCTGCTCCTGCTGAAAGCAGAATTGCATAGAAAAAAGTAGTACCGGTCTGCATCCCTATTGCAGTTCTTTTACTTTTGCAAGGACATCTTCAACATGCCCTTTTACTTTAACTTTCGGCCAGACAAAATCAACCATGCCGTCAGGATTTATTATAAATGTACTTCTCTGAACTCCGTAGTACTCTCTGCCGTAGTTCTTTTTTAAAACCCATGCACCGTACTTTTCAATAACTGTATGTTCCTTGTCACTCAAAAGTCTGATTTTCAGATTGTGCTTTTCCCGAAACTTACAGTGGCTCTCAGGAGAATCCGGGCTGATTCCGATAATTTGAGTATTCAGAGATTCAAATTTTGTCAGATACTCACTAAAATCTATTGCCTCCAATGTACATCCTGAGGTATTATCTTTGGGATAAAAATAGAGAACAACCCATGACCCTCTGAACTCTTTCAAACAGATCTCTTTTTTATTCTCATCCGGCAAGCAGAAATCTGCAGCTTTTTTACCTTTATCAGGTACTGGCATTTAACTATCCCTTCATAAATATTTTTTCATGTCTTCTCGCGAGCTATGCGTAGAAACGCTGCACCCAAGGCCTGTATATCCTGTTCCATTCCGGGGCTGTGTCAAAAGTCATAACCCTGTCATTGCGAGTGTCTTTCATTCTGTGCCCCAAGTTCAACTTGGGACACAGGCAAACCACTGTTTATTCAGAGATTAGCTTTCATTAATTATTTCAATCATCAAACCTGGACTCTTCAGGCTGTTCCTTTTAAAATTCTACTCCTTGCCTGTATCTTCTGCTGTAAATATACGTGCATTTAAATCTTTATCTATCATAAACAGGCCGTTGGGGCTTCCTGATACAAGTTTCAGCTTATCAATAATTTCATTATCGTTTGCTTCCTCTTCTATCTGTTCTGTAACATACCACTGGAGGAATATCTGGGTTGCATGGTCTTTTTCCGAAACTGCAAGGTCCGCAAGTTCGTTAATACTTTTGGTAATAAACTGCTCATGCTTCAATGTAGCCTGAAACATATCAATCGGCTCCCCGAATTCTGCAGGAGGTTTCTCAATTGCTTTCAGAATAACCTGCCCGCCCTGATCCTGGATATAGTCATACATTTTCATTGCATGTACCATCTCTTCCTGATACTGTGCCATAAACCAATTGGCAAATCCTTTCAGGCCTTTATATTCAGAATATGCAGACATTGACATGTATAGGTATGCCGAATACATCTCTCTGTTAATCTGCTCGTTTAATGCATCTGTCATTTTCTCGCTTAGCATAATCTATCTCCTTTACTATTTTTCTCATATTTTTTCTTTAAATACTCGGCAAATGCTCTGCCATAAGCCTCTCCTGCCTGGAGCCTCTGCTGATTCACCCCTCCGTTAAATTCAAAAGGTTTAAAAGCCTTTACAAGATCAATGAGAACTTTCTTTTCATCGTTAATCAAATACGTGTTGTAAGACACACCCTCTTTTGAAATAGGCCATAAGCCTTCAAAAAGATCAGTTGTTCTGTCGTTTACACCTATCAAGAAAATTCCAGGTTTAACTTCTACTGCTGACATTATATATTTCCTTAATAGTTGCTGCTGAATTATTCTCCGGCCGGACACTAATGCCAGGCCGGAGATACAATTAATTAACCCTCTTTTGTGAACATATCTTTAGCAGCTCCGCATAACGGGCAGACCCAGTCATCAGGGATGTCTTCAAAAGCTGTTCCCGGTTCTATTCCGCTGTCAGGATCGCCATTTGCAGGGTCATAAACATAACCGCAAAGATCACATACCCACTTGTCCATATTGTCCTCCGTTTTTTGTTTTATCACATTAATTTTTTCATTTCAGAAAGCCGCTTAATGTGCTCTTTCTCTTCATTGATTATCTTGTCAATCACATCTTTTCCGCTTGATTTGATCATATCCTTTAATTCATAAAAGAAAAGTAGAGTATCCCTTTCAAATCCGAGAGCGAATTCTACCGCTTTTTTATCTGTCTCTGAATTTGCTGCAAAATTTATATTTTTATTTCCCAGGAATATACTGCTCTCAACCATTGCTTTTATATACTTTCCTACATCTTCCCAGTCAATCGGCGTACCCTGGGGGGTATCATCTATAAAACCTTTAAGTCCGCTGAAAATCTTTTTATGGTTAAGCTCCTCGTCAGCGAGGTATGCAAAAAGCTGTTTTGTTTCTTCGGATTTTGCATTTTCCTCTGCAGTCTTATAAAACTCATATCCTCTTTCTTCAGTTGCTACAGCCATATCCACAATTTCATTGCCTGAAAAAAAAGTTTCCATATTAAACCTCCTGTTTCATTCCTCAACCTTGATAACCGCTATTGACATATCATCAAAAAATTTATTCTTTCCTGAAAAACTTTTTAATGATTCAAAAACTTTTTCAATAATCCCTCTCGCAGGCAAATGAGCAAATGACCTTATAGTTTTGACAAGCAATTCTCTCTGAAACATCAGGTCCTGACTCTTCTCGCTTACTACTTCTGTTATGCCGTCGGAATAAACAGCAATTATATCTCCTCTTGCAATATCAATGGAAGTTGAAGAATATTCCGCATCAATTTCAGCCCCAAGTACCAGATCTGTCTTTTTCAGATTAAGGCACTGTTTATCATTTTTAATTATTATCGGAGTATCATGCCCCGCTGACGTATATGTAAGCTTTAATTGAGATGGAGAAATGATTGCGTATACTGCAGTAATGAATTTACACATGTTTTTGCATAAATCTACAGCCTTCTTATTCATGAACGAGATAAGAGCGTCTGTTTCAAACTGAAAATCAGAATCCGGCATCTCTTCCATGTATGCACCAAGTGCTTTACGAATTTCAGCACCTATTAATGACGGGCTGACTCCGTGGCCCATCACATCACACAATAATACGGTTAACACATCACTGTCAGGAACAGTATTTACATCAAGAAGATCACCGCTTATAAATTCCAGAGGAAGAGAGGCTGCCGCCGCATCAAAACCTTCAATTGCAGGAAGATCCTTAAAAGGAATTTCATCAGTAATACTGAAAGCAACCCTTCTTGAAGAAAAAGCTTCATTATCGGCAGCTGCCTTGATAAGCTGTTCAATCCTGCCAATTTCTCTTTTTATAAGACGCCTGTGGTTTCTCTCTTCTTCTGCTAATTTTGTAAAAAGTATCTTGGCTTCTTTAACTTCTGTCTTTGAAGCATATTTCGAATAATAGTTAAATGCGGTGGTTTCCCGTTCCAGTGCACGTGTTAAAATATTAATCAAGTGTGCTTTAATATTTTTATTTTCTTTTTTCATAACCATATTAGTAATCTGCAAAGCCGGAGATATTTTCAATTAAACAAGAAAAAACATCCATGCTTTGCATCTTTTATTGTATTATTTTCTATAAGGTTTGATACACTGCCAACCGCATTTAAACATACCAATTGTTCAAGTTCATGTAAATGATCAGCTGAATGTTTTCCGGCCCTGAAGATTTTCAATGGATTTAAATTATAAATCATTTTTTTATTATTACTTATTTTAATCATTTCACCATACAAAATCAAGGCCTTTTACTTAATTACCCCTGGACAATAAAACTTATACACTATTCATAATATTATAATTAAAACTTAGCAAATTTATCCCTGGATACTCCGCATACCGGACAGCTGTCAGGAGCACCTCCTGTTGTTGTATATCCGCAGACAGGGCATACATAGACATCTTTCACATCAGCATCTTTCCCCTGTTTTACAGACTCTTTTGCTTCTGCATACATTACAGAATGGATCTTCTCAGCTTCAATTGCATAGTGTACAGATTTTATTGCACCCTTTTCGCCCTGCAATTTGGCAACAGCATCATATGCAGGATACATCTCCTCAACTTCAAAATTTTCTCCGTCCATTGCTGCCTGAAGGTTCTCTTCCGTAGATCCGACTCCTTCAAGGGTTTTTAAATGGTTGGTGGCATGAACCTGTTCTGCATACGCAATTGCCCTGAAAAGTTTTGCAGTATTGGGTTTGCCTTCTTCTTCTGCCTTCTGCGCAAAAGCAAGGTACTTCATGTGCGCCTGACTTTCACCTGCAAATGCATCTTTTAAATTACTCTCTGTCATTTTTCTCATGTTACTCTCCTGTTTCTATTTTACTGGTTTTGTATATCCGGCATATTCCGATTATTTGTTCCTGTACTCATCTTTTTCTGGCACTCCGGGCATATACCCTGAAATTTAATATGAGCAGTATGTACCTGATAGCCTGTGAGCTCCTCTATTTCATTAATT from bacterium encodes the following:
- the zupT gene encoding zinc transporter ZupT yields the protein MQTGTTFFYAILLSAGAGLATTIGSLMGIAVKKPSDRFLAFTLGFSAGVMILISFVELLNTSIKQIGFARANIAFLIGMIIFALIDFIIPHEYVGQKDFNEKNQKPGLKRTGLLVAVGIGIHNFPEGLAAFSGALENMQLGIAIAVAIAIHNIPEGLAISAPVYAATGSRKKAFWWSFLSGVSEPVGAALGAVVLSQFFSHEVLGWLLGGVGGLMVAISLDELMPAAKNLGSEHAPVLGVIIGMVVMALSLWLLY
- a CDS encoding rubrerythrin family protein: MRKMTESNLKDAFAGESQAHMKYLAFAQKAEEEGKPNTAKLFRAIAYAEQVHATNHLKTLEGVGSTEENLQAAMDGENFEVEEMYPAYDAVAKLQGEKGAIKSVHYAIEAEKIHSVMYAEAKESVKQGKDADVKDVYVCPVCGYTTTGGAPDSCPVCGVSRDKFAKF
- a CDS encoding ferritin family protein — its product is METFFSGNEIVDMAVATEERGYEFYKTAEENAKSEETKQLFAYLADEELNHKKIFSGLKGFIDDTPQGTPIDWEDVGKYIKAMVESSIFLGNKNINFAANSETDKKAVEFALGFERDTLLFFYELKDMIKSSGKDVIDKIINEEKEHIKRLSEMKKLM
- a CDS encoding class II SORL domain-containing protein, whose product is MGRLNEHIQEADWKKEKHAPVIECADTVNSGEIFEVEVGIGREIAHPNTTEHHIRWISLFFHPKGEKFSYQIGHYEFSAHGESGAGANQGPVYSHPVVKAFMKTDKPGTLHALSLCNIHGLWESSKDISIK
- a CDS encoding ferritin family protein codes for the protein MTEKLAGSELLQMAVQLEKEGKEFYLAVAESVKNPVAREIFQFLADEEVKHEEIFRSMLSKGEDIMLALPYDDYEMLLYFKSLVDKKIFPGVSEVKDMRKYINDPAAALRVAISFEKDAILFFSEFKNLVRKDDQNVIDDIIEEERKHIYRILEFQKKLGE
- a CDS encoding ferritin family protein, giving the protein MDLNDFKKVMDFALEKEEEAVEFYKMCAEIIDRSNMKEVFLELSREEEKHVKMVKNFKPELVDRAKLSIAPNLKISDYLVDMEFSQDMNYQQLLILAMKREEKSKELYDAMAENSTDEKIVTLFKMLAQEELRHKNRIEKEYDDIVLREN
- a CDS encoding rubredoxin is translated as MDKWVCDLCGYVYDPANGDPDSGIEPGTAFEDIPDDWVCPLCGAAKDMFTKEG
- a CDS encoding ferritin translates to MLSEKMTDALNEQINREMYSAYLYMSMSAYSEYKGLKGFANWFMAQYQEEMVHAMKMYDYIQDQGGQVILKAIEKPPAEFGEPIDMFQATLKHEQFITKSINELADLAVSEKDHATQIFLQWYVTEQIEEEANDNEIIDKLKLVSGSPNGLFMIDKDLNARIFTAEDTGKE
- the nfo gene encoding deoxyribonuclease IV; translation: MGLLGAHVSAGGGVENVIGRGEYLSLEAVQIFSKNQRQWRSPPLKESSVNAFKKQYAESFVKEVVVHDSYLINLAHPDKDALEKSRKAMIDEVERAEILGLRYVVFHPGSHLKTGEKNGLRTVAQSLDYVLDNAHAEDVVLLLETTAGQGTNLGYRFEQLAEIIDKAKCREKLAVCFDTAHVFESGYDFRSSEGYKNVFDEFDRIIGIERLKVFHLNDSKTDIATKVDRHENIGKGFLGEKPFKLIVNDERFSEVPMILETPGGDEKFKENLKLLRSWIED
- a CDS encoding peroxiredoxin — encoded protein: MPVPDKGKKAADFCLPDENKKEICLKEFRGSWVVLYFYPKDNTSGCTLEAIDFSEYLTKFESLNTQIIGISPDSPESHCKFREKHNLKIRLLSDKEHTVIEKYGAWVLKKNYGREYYGVQRSTFIINPDGMVDFVWPKVKVKGHVEDVLAKVKELQ
- a CDS encoding SpoIIE family protein phosphatase, coding for MVMKKENKNIKAHLINILTRALERETTAFNYYSKYASKTEVKEAKILFTKLAEEERNHRRLIKREIGRIEQLIKAAADNEAFSSRRVAFSITDEIPFKDLPAIEGFDAAAASLPLEFISGDLLDVNTVPDSDVLTVLLCDVMGHGVSPSLIGAEIRKALGAYMEEMPDSDFQFETDALISFMNKKAVDLCKNMCKFITAVYAIISPSQLKLTYTSAGHDTPIIIKNDKQCLNLKKTDLVLGAEIDAEYSSTSIDIARGDIIAVYSDGITEVVSEKSQDLMFQRELLVKTIRSFAHLPARGIIEKVFESLKSFSGKNKFFDDMSIAVIKVEE